One Pelodiscus sinensis isolate JC-2024 chromosome 25, ASM4963464v1, whole genome shotgun sequence DNA window includes the following coding sequences:
- the RCC1 gene encoding regulator of chromosome condensation: protein MPGKRAAKKSPTPEEGSPERKKVKVCHSSHRTEPGLVLTLGQGDVGQLGLGEAVMERKRPALVQLPERIIQAEAGGMHTVCLGATGKIYSFGCNDEGALGRDTSAEGSETTPGPVELQEKVVQVSAGDSHTAALTEDGRVFLWGSFRDNNGVIGLLEPMKKSAIPVPLPLDVPVLKIASGNDHLVLLTVDGDLYTCGCGEQGQLGRVPELFANRGGRKGLQRLLVPQRVPLKGRSGKGRVRFQDAFCGAYFTFAVTQEGHVYGFGLSNYHQLGTQGTEPCFAPQNLTAFKNSTKSWVGFSGGQHHTVCLDSEGKAYSLGRAEYGRLGLGEGAEEKSVPTPIPELPRVSSIACGASVGYAVTQEGQVFAWGMGTNYQLGTGEEEDVWSPVEMTGKQLENRVVLSVSSGGQHTVLLVKDKGQS from the exons ATGCCAGGAAAGCGTGCTGCAAAGAAAAGCCCAACACCGGAAGAAGGGTCTCCGGAGAGGAAGAAGGTTAAAg TCTGCCATTCGTCACACCGGACGGAGCCTGGCCTGGTGCTGACACTGGGCCAAGGGGACGTGGGACAGCTGGGCTTGGGAGAGGCTGTGATGGAGCGGAAGAGGCCggccctggtgcagctgcccgAGAGGATCATCCAGGCAGAGGCAGGGGGAATGCACACCGTCTGCCTGGGCGCGACAGGCAAA ATCTACTCCTTTGGCTGCAATGACGAAGGCGCCCTGGGTCGCGACACCTCCGCGGAGGGCTCGGAGACCACCCCGGGGCCGGTGGAGCTGCAGGAGAAGGTGGTGCAGGTGTCCGCTGGCGATAGCCACACGGCCGCGCTGACGGAGGACGGCAGGGTCTTCCTCTGGGGCTCTTTCCGG GATAACAATGGAGTCATCGGTCTGCTGGAGCCCATGAAGAAGAGCGCCATACCGGTGCCGCTGCCGCTGGATGTGCCCGTCCTTAAAATAGCCTCAG gGAACGATCACTTAGTGCTGCTGACCGTGGACGGGGACCTGTACACGTGTGGCTGTggcgagcagggccagctgggccGAGTGCCGGAGCTCTTCGCCAACCGGGGAGGAAGGAAAGGCTTAC AGCGACTGCTCGTGCCTCAGCGCGTCCCTCTCAAGGGGAGAAGCGGCAAGGGCCGGGTGCGCTTCCAGGACGCCTTCTGCGGGGCCTACTTCACCTTTGCCGTCACCCAGGAAGGCCACGTCTACGGCTTCGGCCTCTCCAACTACCACCAGCTGG GGACGCAGGGCACCGAGCCCTGCTTTGCACCCCAGAACCTGACGGCATTCAAGAACTCCACCAAGTCCTGGGTGGGCTTTTCAGGCGGGCAGCACCACACCGTGTGCCTGGACTCGGAAG GGAAAGCCTACAGCCTGGGCAGGGCGGAGTACGGCCGCTTAggacttggagaaggggcggAAGAGAAGAGcgttcccacccccatccccgaGCTGCCCAGAGTCTCGTCCATCGCCTGTGGGGCGTCTGTGGGCTACGCTGTCACTCAGGAAG GGCAAGTGTTTGCCTGGGGCATGGGCACGAACTACCAGCTGGGCacgggggaagaggaggatgtCTGGAGCCCCGTGGAGATGACCGGCAAGCAGCTGGAGAATCGCGTCGTCCTGTCTGTGTCCAGTGGGGGGCAGCACACCGTCCTGCTGGTCAAAGACAAGGGGCAGAGTTGA